A segment of the Deltaproteobacteria bacterium genome:
GGTTCATGTCGTCGAAGCGACCATCGACGTGCCGGATTAGGTCGTCGAAGCGCTGGTCCACAGATTTGAAGCGCTGGTCCACGGCATCGAAGCGTTGGTCCACAGCCTTAAAGCGTTGATTCATCTCCTCGCGCAGTTGGTCGATCTGCTGCTGAGTAGACTGTTTAAGATCACCGATCTGCTGCTGAAGAGATTGTTGTCCAGCCTTCAGCTCCGCTAAGGACTCGATAATCTCGCGGTCGGAAATGCGCGGAGCGGTGTCGATGGCCTGGCTCGCAAGAGGACACACCAGTCCCATCAACAACAGGGCTACCGTCACAACCTTTGGTCTCAGCCGCACCATAGCTTCGCTTATAGCAAGTCAGCGGATGAAGAAACAGTCACGCCGCGAGCGCAAGATCGTCTCGTGGCCGGCGTCTTAGGCCACCTGCTCTTGTAAAAATCCACCGACGAGGCGATTGAACTCTTCCGCGCACTCGAAATACGCCGAGTGGCCCGCATGTGGCACAGTCACGAATTTCGCTTGGGGAATTTGCGCGGCAATGCTCGCCATCGCCTCCGGCGGTGCCAGCACGTCTTCTTCGCCCACCAGCAACAGCGCAGGAATCTTGTGTTCGATGATGGCGCGAATGTCGTTTTTCACACTAAAGAGCACCTTCACCAGATTAGGGGTGACGTGCGTGTTCAGCGCGGAGATCTGTTGGTACAGAAAACACATCGCGGGTTGGCGCTCGGGATAGGAACGAGCGTAGGCGCTTTTGAGGATTTCCGAGAGGTTGCCGCGCGCTCGTTCTTGCGTGGTGGCCTGGGACTTGGCAGCGACCGGCGAGTCGATGCCTGCAGTAGTATCGCAAAGAATGAGCGCACTGGTGCGTTCCGGATGCGCGGCGGCGAAACCACAGACAGTCCACCCGCCCATCGACTGTCCCGCGACAGCGGCTTTGTGCACGCCGAGATGATCGAGCAACGCCGTGAGGTCCTGGACAAACGCGTGTGGACCAGGACCATTCGGCATGTCGTGCGATTGCCCAAAGCTGCGATGGTCAAAAGTGATGACTTGGTAGCGCTTGGAAAACTCCGTCACCTGCTGCCACCAGCTCAAGTGACTTCCTCCACCGCCGTGAGCGAACACTAGCACCGGACCAGCGCCGTGGACTTCATAGTACAGTTCGATTCCATTGATTGTTGCGAACGGCATGAGATTCCCCTCCTGAGATAGAGTATCAGCGCCACCTTAATGGATTTTCTTAGGCTTTCAATGCTGCAATGTCTGGAAGCAGCGGCTGCGCCTCGTGCAGATCCTTCGTGCCAAAGCCTTCGGTGCACCAGATGGAAACCTCGGACAACATGGCGCATGCGGCGCGGTGTGTTTCGACAACCTGTTCCGGGGACCGCGTCGCACAGTCAGCCTTTGCATTTCGTGGGCAATAGGGTATCGTCGCTCCGGGTCGTTCATTACATCGACACGGAGGGACTACGGATGTTGCCGCAGATGCGCTCGGCGCTGGCGGGGATCGCTTGGCCGGCACTGCTCAAGGGCCAGGCTGCCCAGTTAGCAGCGACGTTGTACCAACTCGAACAGAGTCAGTGGTGGTCCCCTGAAGAGTTGGCTCAAGTGCAACGTCCTCAGCAGTTGGCGCTGCTGACCCACACCCTGCAAACGGTGCCGTATTACCGGCAGCGCTATGCGGCGCTCGGTCTCGGCACGGACGCTGAGAGCCTCCTAACGGCCTGGGCGTCGCTGCCGATTCTCACCCGCACCGATATCCAGGAGGCGGGGCAAGCGCTGCGCAGCACCGCGATTCCAGCGGAGCACGAGGCCGTGACCGTCGTGCAAACCTCGGGCTCGACCGGCCATCCGGTGCAGGTGTGGTCTACCGGGCTGACGCAGTTTTTCTGGCAAGCCTTCACCATACGAGAACACCTCTGGCAACGGCGCGACCTGAGCGGCAAACTCGTGGCGATTCGCCCCGACCGCCAGAAGGTGCCTGGTGGAATAACGTCAGCCAGTTGGGGTTCTCCGATGGACCTGTTGTTCACGACTGGCCCTGCTGCCCTGCTCCACAGCAGCACAGCCATTGACGCCCAGGTGTCATGGCTGCAAGAGCAACAACCTACCTACTTGCTCAGCCTCCCCACCAATCTCCAAGCGCTCGCTGAGGCGTGCCGCGCTGGTGGAATCACCCTGCCCAGCCTGTGCCAAGTGCGCAGTTATGGAGAAACCCTACGCCCTACCCTCCGCCAACAGCTTCAGGAGACCTGGAGTGTCCCAGTTTCTGATGTCTATAGTGCGCAGGAGGTGGGCTATATCGCACTGCAATGCCCGGACGCGGAGCACGCGCACCTTCAGAGCGAGCATCTGGTCATCGAAATCCTCGACGAGGCGGGGCGACCGTGCAGCCCTGGCGACATCGGTCGCGTGGTGTTGACCACGCTGATGAATTTTGCCTCGCCGCTGATCCGCTACGCGCTCGGCGATTATGTCGAAGTCGGGCCGCCGTGCGCCTGTGGGCGGGGCCTGCCGGTCATTCACCGCGTCCTTGGCCGCGAGCGCAACTTGATCGTCCTGCCCGACGGTCGGCGTCATTGGCCAAGTTTTCCCGAACACGAGTGGATGCCCATCGCCCCGATTCGTCAGCTCCAACTCGTGCAGAAAACACCCCAGCACCTCGAGGCCCGGATCGTGGCTCCCCGCACCCTGACCGAACCGGAACAGGTCCGTCTGACCAACGTACTCAACGCCTCGTTAGGTTATCCGTTTCTCTTCACCTTCACCTACCACGAGGCCTTGGCACGTGGCAAAAACGGCAAGTTCGAGGATTTTGTCTCGGAAGTCTCTCCGCCAAGAAGAGATTAGGAGGAGTTATAAATCTAAGTGTCCGTTTTGAAAGTTCTTGAATCAAACGAATCAGTTATGATTTACTTGAAGGCAGCCGAAAGGAGGCCCTCATGTGGACGATTGAGAACCGTCCCAGATATAACCGAGACCATCTGAGATACCCGAGCGACGTGACGGATGAGGAATGGAGCTATATCGCCCCCCTGATTCCTCCTGCCCGCCGCGGTGGCCGCAAGCGCGAGG
Coding sequences within it:
- a CDS encoding alpha/beta hydrolase; protein product: MPFATINGIELYYEVHGAGPVLVFAHGGGGSHLSWWQQVTEFSKRYQVITFDHRSFGQSHDMPNGPGPHAFVQDLTALLDHLGVHKAAVAGQSMGGWTVCGFAAAHPERTSALILCDTTAGIDSPVAAKSQATTQERARGNLSEILKSAYARSYPERQPAMCFLYQQISALNTHVTPNLVKVLFSVKNDIRAIIEHKIPALLLVGEEDVLAPPEAMASIAAQIPQAKFVTVPHAGHSAYFECAEEFNRLVGGFLQEQVA
- a CDS encoding phenylacetate--CoA ligase family protein, translating into MLPQMRSALAGIAWPALLKGQAAQLAATLYQLEQSQWWSPEELAQVQRPQQLALLTHTLQTVPYYRQRYAALGLGTDAESLLTAWASLPILTRTDIQEAGQALRSTAIPAEHEAVTVVQTSGSTGHPVQVWSTGLTQFFWQAFTIREHLWQRRDLSGKLVAIRPDRQKVPGGITSASWGSPMDLLFTTGPAALLHSSTAIDAQVSWLQEQQPTYLLSLPTNLQALAEACRAGGITLPSLCQVRSYGETLRPTLRQQLQETWSVPVSDVYSAQEVGYIALQCPDAEHAHLQSEHLVIEILDEAGRPCSPGDIGRVVLTTLMNFASPLIRYALGDYVEVGPPCACGRGLPVIHRVLGRERNLIVLPDGRRHWPSFPEHEWMPIAPIRQLQLVQKTPQHLEARIVAPRTLTEPEQVRLTNVLNASLGYPFLFTFTYHEALARGKNGKFEDFVSEVSPPRRD